The genomic interval tcttgggagtctgtatgcttaatctcaactttctagcttttgtagttcctgagatcacagcgttcatacggacggacagacagacggacatggtcatatcgactcggctattggtcctgatcaagaatatattatatatactttatatggtcggaaacccttccttctgcctgtataccctttcaacgaatttagtatacccttttactctacgagtaacgggtataaataggaAAGCATattccaaaagtgtgggcgttgcaatcTGCAAACAGTATGCTTAATTTCAATTATCTAGCTTCTATCGTTCCTGAGATTTCgaagttcatacggacagacggctATTGATCcggatcaagaatatatatactttatatggttgaaaacgcttccttctgcctgttacatacaaCGAATCTTGTATACCTATATCCTGTATACCttgtaacgggtataataaactGTGAACGCAAAGAAGAGCTTATGTATACTCTTACTTTAAGGACATATAGAAACGAAATATCTTGACGAATAATAAACGAATATTCAGTTAAATACGAATGCGTGGCCTAAGTTTAAACCATTATTTTAATGCTAATTTTAGGTTGTCATCCTAGTTTCGAGGTAACAATCAATACAAGTAACGTATTGAATGTTGTTATTCGTGGCGAAGTCAATAGCTTCAACTTGGTTAGACGGCTAAACTTCTTGTTTCAAGTAGAttcaatagaaattttttattttatttaacgcACGAGTCCCATGGCCACACCTCCtgcccaaccgaccgaggggcgctaCCGTGTTGCTCGAATCGCGCGAAtatagacgcgatatagaagacagtaaagaacgaggaaatatatatatactagtaggatctaagaatttgttaaatacgtTAGTATAGTTCACTTTAAGAACGGCAAAGAGTCAAAATTAGAGATAATGGGATACAATttattatagtcagaacataatactctgtagggatcatgcaactcataattagatctacattGATTTAAAGTTAACGGTACCTAATTTCaagtaaatctgcttggaacagtgaagtttagccgactaatcaagtcgggactatcaacttcaccacgaataagtttaaaaataaacctGGTCCAAGCAAggttctacggttagctaaggagggtaagttaattagCATTAGTCCACttgaataaggaggtaatctaaggtttgcatcccaattaaggcgccgtaaggcaaataaataataataataacaataaattcctttgaccaccgttttataaaaccaagcacacccctggccttattgacaatagacgaaatatggtctcaaaatttaagtttagggtccagaagaacaccaagatcatcaacatgtgttattctgtccaaagagcacccacttagagtgtaagtcgcgtgcattaagttggcacgacaaaagctcataactttacacttaaagccatttaagtttaatacgttatcacggcaccaggtttgaaagctatctagatcggattgtaagtccaaatggcgagaaatgtccttatactggaTACATAattttgctttattattaagggaaggtcgttaataaataaggtaaaaaggagcggacctaggtggctcccttgtgggacaccggatgtgactcggagaatacaagaaagaggatatttaaagaggacccgttgcgtcctgcaattcagataacttagaatccaatttaggagatcaacagagaatcctaataaatcaagttttttaataaaagagaatgattaacagagtcgaatgctttactaaaatctGTATAGACGACATCcgtttgaagattatttttaaagccctgaactacgaaggaggttagctccagaaggttagtagttgttgatctgcgtttcatgaacccatgctgacatggtgatataatagACCTACAAAGGAGCTGCAAGTGATAACGTATTCAAAtagcttagggatagcagactATTGGAGATTCCtatgtaattgcttgcatccgatttgctaccttttttatggagaggaatcacaaaggactcctttAATATATAGGGAAACtgtgaagattccagagataagttgaACAATTTCagtagaggtttgcacaaggcttccgcacagaatctaagcacacagccaggaattccgtcgggacctggcgaataaaCAGGCATAAATtgctgaagatcataaagcagtgagctttcgtttagagtgggacagaatatgaaattcgactttgataccgcgtaagagtaaggccgttcggaatgaggtaacgtagaatatgtggtttgaaaaaacttggcaaatagatcggctattgcctgagCGGATGTTACCgtagtatttttaaaaaataacgaGGAAGGGTAgctggttgttttgcgcttagtgttaacgaaattatagaactgtttgggatcctaagcgaactggaacttacaacggtttaaataattctaataacattgaacattaagcacggtaaaatttaaccgagcacatacatatttagaaaatatagattgagaaccgatatttttaaatttgtataaagtctggactttTCTaagatgtgtcaactctttattaaaccaaggaggtttgttagagatagacggatagtacatcggaacacaagagttaaaaaatgatttaattgcattataaaaaatatttattattttgtaggaataaagatcggaccaattaaagccagatataaaaagatttagcttccgaaagtttgccctacgaaaacaaataattcGTTTGATTTTCACCTCGAAAGatggatggtatggatcttctggttgactaagaggtgctactccAGTCAGAAACACATTTTCTGGACTTGTAACAAAGCATAGATCCAAcaaacgaccaagagaatttcgaatataattaacttgcgacaacgatatgtcgagcaagccgtcaataaagtcatgcttTGCTGTAGGGAGAAGAATGTTCGACTGTTCTTCtgtggaccacttagtgcctggtatattaaagggtagacctaacagcaattaggactccacTCCCCGCCTAGAGGGCCGATCATGCAGGAAAGGGTATCTGAATACAAGTTAGTTAGCTTACTTACTGATAACAGATAGAGAGACTAGAGCttagtttttttaataaaaagacGACGAAAGCCACGCcaaaaactgctgatcagtcctttcaagccacctttagtttggcgtATAAAgagttttatttcatttgcaacccctaggcaagtatcacaacagtattttagatcTGGGCCTTTTGCCGTCATCacagcgcacttagtgtgcaccaatctatcacatagccaacaggtcatttttgactgctcaggctttattacctgacggcatttgttatggaagcagacaacattaGAGTAAAAATCTCAGCTAGTAAAAGTAAGAACTAGAAGCTGCAACATTTTCTGAAATATTAGTAGAAACTgggaaaaaaattataaaatgaaaacaaatttaatatttttttcaaatgtgtgcgtatgttggccgttttgggcggcttgtgggcgttagagtgggctcAGAACTaccacgctcacacttttgaatgTTTTGATACTTTCTCATTATCTTTATtattcttgtaaatttctatcaatttgccaaaaaaaaaagtttgtaGTTTTGGGACAGAAAAGTTAGACACATACATATTAAAACATGCGTTACCTacattaaattacatttgtaATTACATTTGTAATTACATTTGTAGTTCACCCAAGGCTTTTTGGAATAAGGCTTTTCGGAATGCAAACCGGCAAGTCAGGCTACCCCCACTGCTACACgtgttttgtttactctgcGTTTAAGTATTTAAATGGATTTCTTTTAGAGCCAGAAAGCCGACTGAGCACGGCTACTAACACGACATGCTTCCTTTGGTTTTTGCGCCTGCAACACAACCATTTCAAGCCCCTTTATTTCAAACACATGTCTTTCGAGCTCAGGCATTTAAGCCTTTTAACGAGTTTCTTGGAATGATTTCCAACTAGCTAAATTTTTCCGACCTTTTCCTaatttttttgtcttttctcTTTAGAATTTTCTGCTCGGCTATTATTAGCTTTTCTTACTGAATTGGTCTtaccttttcaatttttttactGCTGTATTCGACCATccatattaaatattaaacccATCTTATGTCACTGTGAGTTAACTAGTTccaagtttatttttaaatataacaattattcataaaaaaatatagtgtTACTTATGAAAGTATCAACAGCTTTATTACAAAACCGAAAAGGCATTTTAAATCTCCGTCACAATGCATCTGCAAGAAAATGAGTGAAGCAGAACTGAATGAACTAATAACCTTTTAGTATATCTGTTACTCGGTATATAAGCTGCTTTGAAAAGAGTGTATAACTTAGAAAAAAGCGTGTACATATTATTTGTATCTGATGGACGAGTCTATCTAGTCATGTCTTCCTGTCTGTCCACGTGTCCATTTGTGGGCTATTAAAAGgttatttaaatatcattAACAGAATATAAGCAAGTAATTTAACCTCGTGTGCGATCTGAGCCACCTTATTGATATCTAAGCCATTCGATTTCTACTACAGCATTGGCCTTGCTGcgagtttatttattttgtgcccATGCAACATTGTTtcataaaatttgatttaaaggGCATCCAGGAAACcgaaaaattgtatttatttgttcgattttatttatggcaaacttTTAACGCAAACTCACTTCTCCAAAATTCAATCGACAAGTACCGTATTTGTCAATTGAaaactgaaatttaaatatacctttaaatgtataataaatatatattcactAATGATTTTGGTCATCTGATTCTTAATCTCGTAGGCTGTATTTTTTACCACGCTGTATTTGCGTTTTTACACGACATTTGATGGATACTAATGTAATATAGATAACGGTATCTGATTATTTTATCTGATTTTGAATTGTGTGCctgaatgaaaaaaaaaaaaacagctgcTTTAAATGCTTATAACAGCTGTTGCAATTATTGATTCACCACGTCAATAGAGGCTAGTGGTATAAAAGATTACATTTTAGCCATTTCTGCTAGTACCGATTTGTTAACCACACACTAATCATACACCCCTTTGTTATGCATCGCTATTGGGCCCTGTCTTACCTATCCCTTGTTGGTTTGGTATTGGTAAGGACTAGTCCGAAGGAAGTTCACTCGGACTTGTTTTTTGGAGATAAGTCCGCTCTAAGGTCCAAGTCATATATAGCTGAGGCCTTGCTGACAAAAACTACAACAATAGcatcaaatttgttttttaaagtCATTACAACAACCAGGCCATCTGTGACAATCAGGCAGGATGTAATCAAGACCAAGGATAAGTATCCTGTAAGAACTGACTCCCACCGCAAAAACCGCACACATAACAAACAACAgtcaaaaaacaataaaaagagGCGTCTTAATCTTGCCGCAGCTAATGGAAAAAAAGAGCATAGTCCGCATAAAATATTGAATGACAAAGGACTGCAAGGAAAGACTTCTGCATTTCCGAAGTCAAATCGGACTAATCCTGTATCAGGAGGCAAAAATAAGCCTAATGGAACGGTCTTTCTGGAAGCCAAGAGTATGTCTTTGAAAGATGTAAGTGAACAGAACTCACAGACCAGCAAATCGTCTGACGACATGCCTAGTGCTTCCTAGTCTCTGACAGTATagatttaaaaatgtatgtcctgtaaaaaaaacaaagtattGGAaagatttatataaatgtaataaattaaattaactgcAAAATGTATTGGCATATTTGGTTCCCCAAGCTGTTGCCACGCACAATCTACAGCTCACAAgctgcccaaaactgccaagcccacgcttttaaaaattttgttcatattttcagttttgtagTAGTCTTGTACATTTCTATCAATGTGCCAAAAATCtccacgtccactctaacgcccacaaaccaccaaaaactgctacgcccacagttttgaaaaatgtgttgaagCTTTAATTTTCATAGTTGGTgattttctatcgatttgccaaacaactttttcctATGCCCAACACCCAGAAACCGTCCTACAATGCCccgctcacacttttgaaacttttatacattttttttttcattttcatttagttttagtttttccctatttctatcaaaatgccagaaaaatttaaaaaaaattgctCGTTTGCACtgggtaacgggtatctgatagtcggggaactcgattATAGcattctttcttgtttttagaTTTAGATTAGAAATGGCTAGTCTGGTAAATCAAACATATGCTGCGTACacgtaaaagttttttttagttctCAAGATCGGAATTTTCTTATGGACAGCATTCCTAATGTATGCatttcttatatatatatatagtggtTTAACATAGATAAAatagacagacagacaaacaaaccGAATAAAAATGTATCTTAAAAGTTTACTCAAAATCCTTATCTTTAAAATGCATcggtttttaattttctgtaaTTTTACACTCAGCCATTTTACCACACCCTGAGCCATTGTGTTTTTAAAGGTTTTGCATCCAAATGTATTCCCTGAAATGGACTTACGTTGAGAATTTGCTTTGTGCATTGCCTTTGTATGCACACCACTTGTTCCTTAAATGTCTGGTGTCCGTATACCTATATGTAGTATATGGAGAGATGGGCGCACTTTCTTTCAAAATTCCAGCTGTTTGAGTTCGTAGAGGTTTTGTCAATAAGATTAGACCAGACACGACACATGGCATGCATTATAACTAAgaatactttttaaataaaatatatatttttacattcGGCAATCAGCATTCATCGGATATGGTTATGTTACCCAAACCACGGAAAGCATTTAAACCAGttccaaattcaaaatatagtggacatttgttttttttactAATTTTTAAGGTCGGCAGCCTTAAGAAAATTCCGTAAATGGGTCAAACACTCATTTTCGGTAAGTACTCCCAATGTCCCTAAAGTGGCATAGTAGACAAAGCGCGCCAACGATCAGTGGGCTTTAAAAGATCGAGaaggaaatttttttttttgaaaaagcaaaaatttaCCGCAATTTTTCAGAGCCGCGAGCCCGCCAAAAATTATCCTACATCAAAACAGAATAGGCTAataaggaaaaacaaaaagtactcGAATAGGGAAAGAACGAATCGGTAAACACCTGGCATCGCGAGAAAGATACATCAAATTCCTGGAATTCGAAAGCGCGCCAATTCTGGcgcaataaacaaaaaccgcTACAAAAGAGAAtattggaaaaaaataaataaataaaaagtg from Drosophila yakuba strain Tai18E2 chromosome 3L, Prin_Dyak_Tai18E2_2.1, whole genome shotgun sequence carries:
- the LOC6540222 gene encoding uncharacterized protein LOC6540222, with the translated sequence MHRYWALSYLSLVGLVLVRTSPKEVHSDLFFGDKSALRSKSYIAEALLTKTTTIASNLFFKVITTTRPSVTIRQDVIKTKDKYPVRTDSHRKNRTHNKQQSKNNKKRRLNLAAANGKKEHSPHKILNDKGLQGKTSAFPKSNRTNPVSGGKNKPNGTVFLEAKSMSLKDVSEQNSQTSKSSDDMPSAS